In Syngnathus scovelli strain Florida chromosome 10, RoL_Ssco_1.2, whole genome shotgun sequence, the following are encoded in one genomic region:
- the uts2d gene encoding urotensin 2 domain containing has product MDRVRVVNYILGLLSLLLLQGVIDVQGRNLFNAGNHVLNPKDDIDIQSKILSLLLHKSLVPLEKNDAPGLELVDKLADLEELESLRDDLELEKEIAANLVDKPITRKRGEPCFWKYCV; this is encoded by the exons ATGGATAGGGTTAGAGTTGTCAACTACATCTTGGGACTTCTGAGTTTGTTACTCCTGCAGGGTGTGATAGATGTGCAAggaaggaacttatttaatgcAG GTAACCATGTTTTGAATCCAAAAGATGACATAGATATCCAGAGTAAAATTCTATCGCTGCTTCTCCACAAAAGTCTAGTTCCTCTTGAAAAGAATGACGCTCCAG GGCTTGAATTGGTGGATAAATTGGCTGATTTAGAAGAG TTGGAGTCACTGAGGGACGATCTGGAACTGGAGAAGGAAATCGCAGCTAATTTAGTAGACAAACCAATAACAAGGAAGAGGGGTGAAC CTTGTTTCTGGAAGTACTGTGTGTGA
- the LOC137840683 gene encoding platelet glycoprotein V encodes MDYFLSELMWILFLSMLTFFTSNAACPSLCKCLSNGFVTCIGDTITDTPTQLPIHTYKLNLFKTNMHVIREQSLKKMKLMTRFSLVYSHLHTIHPQAFHFVPQLKSLMLTRNDLSTLHARVFSPLVALEELYLDRNQLEAITADMFEELVALEYLDLSYNKLSSVPSEAFSKLVNLEILDIGNNYLTTLSPTTFRSLIKLNQLSIHKNQLKKLEPGMFDGLVNLQYLQIHSNKIATIPPEVFWPLKKLKNLTLSSNKLQYIPERSFYNMPKLFKLTIYNNPLLSLPDELMGHMPEMPEFYLYDTNLITVPGNLFSNMSGLQTLNLHFNDRLSDLPPDLFCCLPELQKLSLKSNNLQQLHPKHFSRLNKLEILLLNNNTLKNLPKNIFQELEQLTMLDLHGNQLKNLPEDIFKSNTVVTVILSANPWDCTCSIKALVKWIKHNKHAVLESDDVMCHSPQYQILRTLDSLHDEELNNCNMTTVTPSCTRTQETTQESSWTTPTATEAASSPRPNVKPDEISSTYDISPPFHDIIVVEEGHDFVHHNYHSGWVYVWFLPSKAVLAGFLMFSHILLVAAGVFLILANMYAMHLLCKRANEIKEQFARI; translated from the exons atggattattttttatcaG AATTGATGTGGATATTATTCCTCTCCATGCTGACTTTCTTCACCAGCAATGCAGCCTGCCCGAGCCTCTGCAAGTGTCTTTCCAACGGCTTCGTCACGTGCATAGGTGATACCATTACGGATACACCGACACAGCTGCCCATTCATACCTACAAACTGAATTTGTTCAAAACAAACATGCACGTCATAAGGGAGCAGAGCTTGAAGAAAATGAAGCTGATGACACGTTTCAGTCTAGTCTATAGTCACCTCCATACGATCCATCCCCAGGCTTTCCATTTTGTTCCACAGCTCAAGTCTCTCATGCTGACACGCAACGATCTTTCAACACTTCATGCGAGAGTTTTTAGCCCACTTGTCGCTCTGGAGGAACTTTATTTAGATAGAAACCAACTGGAGGCAATTACTGCCGACATGTTTGAAGAACTTGTTGCTTTGGAATATCTAGATTTGAGTTACAACAAATTGTCCAGTGTTCCTTCAGAAGCTTTCAGCAAACTGGTAAACCTTGAAATCTTAGACATTGGCAATAATTACTTAACAACTCTCTCCCCTACTACCTTTCGCTCCTTGATCAAACTTAACCAGCTCAGTATTCATAAAAATCAATTGAAGAAGTTAGAACCTGGAATGTTTGATGGACTAGTGAACCTTCAGTATCTCCAAATTCACTCCAACAAGATAGCCACTATTCCTCCGGAGGTATTCTGGCCACTGAAGAAGTTGAAGAATCTCACTTTATCTTCAAACAAACTTCAATATATCCCTGAGAGGAGCTTCTACAACATGCCCAAACTTTTTAAACTGACTATTTACAATAATCCACTTTTGTCACTTCCGGATGAGTTGATGGGTCACATGCCTGAAATGCCAGAATTTTACCTATATGACACGAATCTCATCACAGTGCCTGGAAATCTATTTAGCAACATGTCTGGGctgcagaccctaaaccttcatTTTAACGACAGGCTAAGTGACTTGCCTCCAGATCTGTTTTGCTGTCTTCCTGAACTTCAGAAGCTCTCGCTGAAATCGAACAACCTTCAACAGCTGCATCCCAAACATTTTTCCAGATTAAACAAACTGGAAATATTACTCCTCAATAACAACACCCTCAAGAATCTacccaaaaatatatttcaggAGCTTGAACAACTCACGATGTTGGATTTGCATGGCAACCAACTGAAAAACCTCCCAGAAGATATTTTCAAGTCCAATACAGTTGTAACAGTCATCTTGAGTGCCAACCCGTGGGACTGTACCTGCAGCATCAAAGCTTTGGTAAAATGGATAAAACATAATAAGCACGCGGTTCTTGAAAGTGACGATGTCATGTGTCACAGTCCGCAATACCAAATACTCCGTACCCTTGACTCTTTACATGATGAGGAACTGAACAATTGCAACATGACAACGGTCACTCCGAGTTGCACTCGGACACAGGAAACAACTCAAGAGTCATCTTGGACAACTCCAACAGCTACCGAAGCAGCTTCCTCACCCCGACCAAATGTCAAACCAGATGAGATTTCCTCCACCTACGACATTTCGCCACCATTTCATGACATCATAGTTGTCGAAGAGGGACATGACTTTGTCCACCACAACTATCACAGTGGTTGGGTGTATGTGTGGTTTTTGCCCTCAAAAGCAGTCTTGGCAGGCTTCCTCATGTTTTCTCATATCCTTCTTGTGGCCGCAGGCGTGTTTCTCATCCTTGCTAACATGTATGCTATGCATCTTCTTTGCAAGAGGGCAAACGAGATAAAGGAACAATTTGCACGCATTTAA
- the LOC125972523 gene encoding slit homolog 1 protein: protein MGRPLLLLVLLFLCSFNIAVWACPIGCQCKGVEALCIGISKIPPLPSSTTSLYLSKCNISSLKAEDLSSVTHTTRLGIDDTVLEEIQPGTFDSLVNLTALKMTGLELKDLPEALFQNLQTLETLNLNTNKLVALRPKWFSQIKVLTALDLTQNQLSLIPMETFHPLTELEYLLLSRNNISQLSSGTFKGLSKLKYLRLNKNVLQEIPSGSFDDLGNLEELSLQDNRITHLQHDLFSKTPKLTKLFLSNNQLRTLPQGLFLHIPLLAQISLYENQLESFGPGVFGPMALQELWLYDNKLSRIEDDTFKNLTQLRLLVLSHNRISDVSTGAFRGLEHLGEVSLHTNLLKTLQAGTFQGLPSLVNISLENNFINPLPVGFLQGLSHLGEIDLRNNTLANLPQRDLDAISVADELRLEQNPWRCDKDILPLSKWLKKHPSKANHTLVVCDTPLNLNKMMIRWLTEENLGLSSTQQTPMTSTERRSKPNSPVVKTTSPSKYEVTSSGQGEEGHVPNHTSIILIVSAVIATAIISAAIIGCLCWKRNKKGRAHIGHRSRNSVLLSMENQHVILFFLFSILDSLLTQDQVVLKAATEIPRSLSPGVIKVVFLNSNLKTIPKGAFVENPHLEMVDFMNTNISAIEPGAFEGLVNMKDIEISNTPLTSIPVGVFAGLSNLEKIILKSNKLRNLERGLFDGLKKVRELHLHGNEIAAIEDGTFDSLENLMVLHLAKNRLTAVTTDLFSKLSKLATLRLYENQLTALPEDIFHNLPNLKEISLKSNKLTALSANQFPYKDKLTKIALEDNLFTNFPEEFFVGFPNLKTLTVFNNKLSSLPPVLFGELTKMTDLSFAQNELSDLPKAILSPLSRLSKLDLSNNHFVTLSADYFEGLQRLTTLNIRNNKIDSLGSDVFEKIPTLTSLDMSGNNLETLPRDIFEPLTRLSKVYLHDNPWNCDCNLKSLHHWIKANSAIVLKPVVCRYPEDLKEQEIKSLVEEQFICPTLAFTTTTLPTTVLTTLQRTTPTTTAIATTTCPPTPTSTTPSPTTTKAEETTTDLKTTTQQTAPATIPTTSVTTSAHVTTVQTTIAITTALASTATSTLQTTTTILITTATPTVTLPATTPTTMITTTTPATTTPAITTLQTSTMSKASPTTILTTTPIITPAATTAPTTSPTTILTTPIITPAATTSPTIATTQSTTTTSTPTTQLTTTQKTTPLPKSTPPLVFTCPIQPHLESSPSLLSYEDTKAAWRCKSQALVYVTLLLVEVTCTLVLAKYLVSLYRLLLGRERMKHEVKLTRFSYRKEVTLRPL from the exons ATGGGTCGTCCTCTCCTCTTACTAGTGCTCCTATTTCTCTGCTCCTTCAACATTGCTGTTTGGGCGTGTCCAATTGGATGCCAATGCAAAGGAGTCGAAGCGTTATGCATCGGTATCTCAAAAATTCCTCCTTTGCCGTCATCCACAACGTCTCTTTACCTCTCAAAATGCAACATCAGCTCTTTGAAAGCAGAGGACCTTTCTTCTGTCACTCACACAACACGGCTTGGTATTGATGACACCGTTTTGGAGGAGATTCAACCTGGCACGTTTGATTCCCTTGTGAACTTAACGGCCTTAAAAATGACTGGATTAGAATTGAAAGATCTACCAGAAGCCTTGTTTCAAAATCTTCAGACACTTGAGACTTTGAATCTGAATACAAACAAGCTAGTGGCACTGCGTCCAAAGTGGTTCTCCCAGATCAAAGTTCTCACGGCTCTTGATCTTACTCAGAATCAACTGAGCTTGATACCCATGGAAACTTTTCATCCGCTTACTGAGCTGGAGTACCTGTTGCTCTCGAGAAATAATATCAGTCAGTTATCGAGCGGGACATTCAAAGGTCTTTCCAAGCTGAAATATCTTCGACTAAATAAAAATGTCCTCCAAGAAATACCCAGTGGAAGTTTCGATGACCTGGGAAACTTGGAGGAACTTTCCCTGCAGGACAATCGTATTACTCATCTCCAACATGACTTATTCTCCAAAACCCCAAAACTCACAAAGCTGTTCCTCTCCAACAACCAACTGAGGACACTTCCACAAGGTCTCTTCTTGCACATTCCCCTGCTAGCCCAGATCTCCTTGTATGAAAACCAGCTGGAAAGCTTTGGTCCAGGGGTTTTTGGTCCCATGGCCTTGCAAGAGTTGTGGCTCTACGACAACAAACTGAGTCGTATCGAAGACGACACCTTTAAAAATCTCACTCAGTTGCGTCTCCTGGTGCTCAGTCACAACCGGATCAGCGACGTATCTACCGGAGCCTTCCGAGGGTTGGAACACCTCGGTGAAGTATCACTTCACACCAATCTGCTGAAAACATTACAAGCCGGGACATTCCAAGGTCTCCCCAGCCTGGTAAACATTTCTCTGGAGAACAATTTCATCAATCCTCTGCCTGTTGGTTTCCTCCAAGGTCTAAGTCACCTGGGAGAGATTGACCTAAGAAATAACACCCTTGCAAACCTGCCACAGCGAGATCTAGATGCCATTTCAGTGGCAGATGAGCTACGTCTTGAGCAGAACCCCTGGAGGTGTGACAAGGACATTCTGCCTCTGAGCAAGTGGCTGAAAAAGCACCCATCCAAGGCCAACCACACACTCGTGGTGTGTGACACACCCCTTAATCTGAATAAAATGATGATAAGATGGTTGACAGAAGAGAACTTGGGGCTGAGTTCCACGCAGCAGACACCGATGACCTCAACAGAGAGGAGAAGCAAACCAAATTCACCTGTCGTCAAGACAACTTCTCCCTCAAAGTATGAAGTCACAAGCAGCGGACAGGGAGAGGAAGGTCACGTTCCAAACCATACTTCCATCATCCTCATTGTATCCGCAGTCATTGCTACGGCCATTATAAGTGCTGCCATCATTGGCTGTCTATGCTGGAAGAGGAACAAGAAAGGACGGGCACATATAGGCCACAGGAGCAGGAACTCTGTGCTCT TAAGCATGGAGAATCAACAcgtcatccttttttttctcttttcaattTTGGATTCCTTATTGACTCAAGACCAAGTAGTCCTTAAGGCTGCAACAGAAATCCCTCGCAGTCTAAGCCCAGGTGTGATCAAAGTCGTCTTTTTGAACAGCAACCTCAAAACAATCCCCAAAGGAGCCTTTGTGGAAAACCCCCACTTGGAAATGGTGGATTTCATGAACACAAACATCTCCGCTATTGAGCCGGGAGCTTTTGAAGGTCTGGTGAATATGAAGGACATTGAGATTTCCAACACGCCTCTGACGTCCATTCCTGTAGGAGTCTTTGCAGGCCTTAGCAACTTGGAGAAAATTATTCTAAAGTCAAACAAGCTCCGTAATCTTGAGCGAGGGTTGTTTGATGGTCTCAAAAAGGTAAGAGAGCTCCATTTACATGGAAATGAGATTGCAGCCATTGAAGATGGGACTTTTGATAGCCTTGAGAAcctcatggtactccatctgGCTAAAAATCGCCTCACTGCTGTAACAACCGACTTGTTCTCCAAGCTAAGCAAACTGGCCACGTTGCGGCTTTATGAAAATCAACTAACTGCTCTTCCAGAAGACATTTTTCATAATTTACCAAATTTAAAAGAAATTTCTTTGAAaagcaacaaattaacagcgttATCAGCCAATCAGTTTCCATATAAAGACAAACTCACAAAGATTGCCTTGGAGGACAATCTCTTTACAAATTTTCCAGAAGAATTCTTCGTCGGTTTCCCAAATCTCAAAACATTGACCGTGTTCAACAATAAATTATCAAGTCTTCCACCTGTACTTTTTGGTGAACTAACCAAAATGACAGATTTAAGTTTCGCTCAAAACGAACTGAGCGACCTGCCAAAAGCAATTCTCAGTCCTTTGAGTAGGCTTTCCAAGCTCGATCTATCCAACAATCACTTTGTTACTCTCTCGGCTGACTACTTTGAAGGACTCCAGAGACTCACCACTTTGAATATCCGAAACAACAAGATAGACTCTTTGGGTTCAGATGTTTTTGAAAAGATTCCGACGCTGACCTCCCTGGACATGTCGGGCAACAATCTTGAAACACTCCCTCGGGATATTTTTGAACCTTTAACACGTCTCAGTAAAGTTTATCTCCATGACAACCCCTGGAATTGTGACTGCAACCTTAAATCCCTCCATCACTGGATAAAAGCAAACTCTGCAATCGTTCTTAAGCCAGTTGTCTGTCGGTATCCAGAAGATCTAAAAGAACAGGAGATCAAGTCATTGGTAGAGGAGCAATTTATATGCCCTACTCTTGCGTTCACAACCACTACGTTGCCTACGACTGTTCTCACAACTCTACAACGAACCACTCCCACCACAACAGCAATTGCAACTACTACTTGCCCACCCACGCCTACATCAACTACACCTTCACCTACCACAACTAAAGCTGAAGAAACGACGACTGACTTGAAAACAACAACGCAGCAAACAGCACCAGCGACCATCCCGACTACATCAGTTACAACAAGTGCACACGTAACAACCGTACAGACAACCATTGCGATCACAACCGCACTAGCTAGCACTGCGACGTCAACTCTACAAACAACTACAACCATTTTAATAACAACAGCTACACCTACTGTAACATTGCCAGCAACCACGCCCACAACAATGATAACTACAACCACACCAGCTACCACTACGCCAGCCATCACAACTCTACAAACAAGCACAATGTCAAAAGCTTCACCCACAACCATTTTGACAACAACACCCATTATTACACCGGCAGCAACTACAGCCCCAACCACATCACCCACAACCATTTTGACAACACCCATTATTACACCGGCAGCAACTACATCACCCACAATCGCAACGACACAATCAACAACGACCACAAGTACACCCACAACCCAGCTGACCACCACTCAGAAGACAACACCCCTTCCTAAATCCACACCCCCGCTCGTTTTCACCTGTCCCATACAGCCCCATCTCGAGAGCTCACCCAGTTTGTTATCATACGAGGACACAAAAGCAGCATGGCGGTGCAAATCTCAGGCGCTCGTGTATGTCACGCTTCTGCTGGTGGAGGTAACCTGCACATTAGTGCTGGCTAAGTACCTCGTGTCTTTGTACCGCCTGCTGCTGGGCAGGGAGAGGATGAAGCATGAGGTGAAACTCACCCGCTTCTCCTACAGAAAAGAAGTAACCTTGAGGCCTTTGTAG